The Oenanthe melanoleuca isolate GR-GAL-2019-014 unplaced genomic scaffold, OMel1.0 S277, whole genome shotgun sequence region GTATCTCTGATGTTATAAATCTAgtacagaattatagaatctAGTCTTAAAAATACAGCATAGAACGTACTAAAGGCGTTGCAAGTGTTGCAATGAAATTGATTCTTTTAATGCCTCTGTGGaataaaaagtgattttcttccttaataatgaataataaaaagagATTTCTAGTAAGGAAAATAATGTTTGTATTTGTGCATCAAACAGATCCCTGTCTTTGTTGTGAAACTGTCTTGAAACattacagattatttttaagaaaaaatttcaGTATGGGGAGAGCACATGtatattattaaaaaacccaaaggtTTTATTTGATAATGTGCTGAGAGACTTTAAAATTGTGTAATAATGGTCATGTGAAGAATTTCTGTGTTCTTTCCAAGAAAGCATTAGCAATCAGGCTAAGGTTTTCATGGGTCAGGCAAGGGTTGAAGATCCAGGCTTTAGTGCTCTGTCTGGCCTTCCACTGGAGAATAAAATCTGACAAGCTGCTCTTACTGACATAAAGCTTGATTTCTGAAAATAGAATATAAATTGCCTTGTGTAAGTATTGAATCTCTGTCTGGGCATCCTGCAGTCAGACTGACTGAAAAAAGTCTTTTATATGAGAGGTGATGATCTCAGCactcaaaataaattttgatcTTATTTTTTGCAGATTGGATTTCATAGTCCCCAGTTAGGGATCTGTCAGTCTTGTTGAAGGTGGCCAATAGGTGgtctcagcttttttttccccctcacttTTTTATCCACCAggctttttctgcagctcctaTTTTTCCCCCAGCTGTTTAGACCATCCTCGATTCCAATTTTTAACCTCCATGGATTTTGTGTGTATCATTAATAACCTCCCCCTTTACATAAAGTATACCAAATGTCCCAGCTCTAAACTGCAGAGGCTGTAGTGAGTTCTTGGGTTTGTTCCTTAGTGAGGTTGGTAAGGGGTTATTCAGCTTGAAAATACAAGattatggatttatttatttattgtgatAACTAACTCATTGGGAGTGGATTGTTGCAATACTGGATCTTCTGAATTCCTGCTTATTTTAACCTCACTAATGGGTTGTAGGaaagtattaaatatttagCAAGAGCCTTATTGACTTGCTTGCTTTTGATGCTGCTCTCTTTTGGTTGTTTCTCTGGGCTGTTTCTCCTTTAATCAGAAGAGATGAGATTCTTTGTTGTCAGAGGAGTACTCTGAGATTTCATTCACATCTGATAAGGTTGAGAGTGGTTACCTCCGTTTTAGGTCTAATAGCTGGGAAGGCTGACAAATTTGTGTTTCTATTCCATTTGTTAGGACTGGCCCCAACAAGTTGCTCTTGGCTTCAAATTTCAGTTGTCATAAACAATTCCAATTCCCCTGTTGACTTCCCCAACCTCTTAGTAGAATTTTCCTATGCGTGTCTCTCTGGTATGATTGCTTGCAACAGGGATCATGTAAAGAGTTATTATTTTTACTACAAGCTAAGTTTCTCTCCCTGGATCCAAGTAACCTTCCCTTTCCATATATGATTTGGGAAGGGCAAGGCTAATAGACTTATTAGGATATCTTCCCACTACAGCatggttgttgtttttgttttttccttcatctaCCTACCCCGTGCCCTCCAAGGGAACTCTGTGGATAGGGAAAGGTGTAGTACAGAATCACCCAGTGGcacttaaaatacattttttggGGGCTGGAGTTTGCCTCACATGTTACAGTTGAGAAATCCATGATTGTTTTCAGCTGGTTAATCCAAGACACAGGAAGCAAACTGTTGGGTATGAAACTGCTCCCCTCATTAAAGTATTTACGAACAAAAGACTAAAAGAGATTTGTCATGTGGGCAAAGTAATGGGCACGTAGCATACTTAGTTCACCCCCTTGGGATTGTGTTCTCATTTCTTTATGTTATTTGATGAGTAATTCCTCCAAATGTCCCATGTCTAGCACATCACAGAAGGTGGGAATCTGTAGAagcatagaatcatagaatagtttgggaagggacctttaaaggttaACCCCACCATTGCACTGCTCTCTGTAAGGAATCCTTGATGGGTGCTGCACTGGAGAACAGTATCAGGCTTACTTTGGGTTGGTCATCTGGGTTTCCCCATGAAgatacttttattattttttttctaaccaCTTTCTAAATGTCTTGTGTCCTTCTAGTTGTGGTTCTCCAATTCAAGTTTCAGAGGTGAAACTGCTCTCTTTTTCATCAGGCCAGTTAACTGTGTTCCTGCCAGCAGAGGTGAAATCTATAGGGACAGAAACAGATCATGTGCTGCCTTTGCAAGAACTGGCCATGAGGACCCTCTATAACACCTACTACAGGTTTTTGAAAGGTAtgaaatttctgctttcttcagaTTACAGAAGGAGTGAAAGCATTTTCTGGCAGTGAGAGGAACATTTCTAACAGTTCTTCAAAGGCTTGGGCAAGGATTTATATtataaaagatttatttaatcAAATTATGTTTGAAATGTTGCATTAGAACAAAAATGTCCAATATCAAAAACCAGAGTTCCAAAGACTATTTCTGAGGTCAAGTGGTGGTTATAAATGGTTTCTTACTTGAAGCCTGTATGAAGaaggatgctttttttttttttttttttgcaggagaaACTCTTTAATGGAAATAGATGAGAAATATAGTTCCTGAGGCAAGATCAGATCAGATGCATCAGCCAACAATGCAACTCCTTGCCAGGCAGCACACTCCTAAACTGGCAGACTTGTTATACATAAGGCAGAAGAAATGCGAGCAGCCCTTGGCCATTTCAGCACAGCATGACAGCTGAGCTGCTTTAGTTCTGCCCCAATTCAGGCTCTCTGCTCTAAAGTGGCCCTTGGCTTATCTGGTTCTGCATCGTGCAATCACATGAGTTAGCAATATCTGATGATAACCTGCAGATCCTCTCAGATCTGGAGGTGTTGTGCCTCCCCAAAGTTGATGCTATCTTGGGAATTCTCAGCTTTAAGGGTcaaaggagaaagcagaagagTGGAGAGTTCCAGTGGGAAGATTAGAGGGGTTATGGAAAGGGTCTCCTGTACCTTTGCCACTGCAGTAAATCCTCACTGCTTTGCCAGGAAAAGTGTACAAGGAGGTCTGCCTTTTCTCACCCACTTGTGACTTGCACAGTCATTTCTGGAATCCAGTTGTGTGGATGTGGTTCCGGAAGATGCCAGTGAGGTttggtttgggaatgggaaggtCATATTGCAAAATCAGTTTAAAGACTGGTTTGCAAATGATTTTATACAAGGCTGTGAGGATTACACTTATTTTCAGCCAAGATGCAGAACCTGAAAAAGATGGATTCATATATCCATATACACACACTCATAGATATGTCCTATTCTGAGTGACCTTATTAAAGACTGTGGCCATTACCACTGCAGCACCCCAGTTTcagtgagcaggagcagagccgGTGTCAGACAGGTGTACGATaatgctgtgctggggaagcagGTGGCACATATGATTAAAGTAGCAGATTTCATCTGTCACTGCCTAAATTTGCAGTTTCAAGAGTGCTGTTAAATACTTGGCGGCTGCTGGGGAAGTGGCAGAAGTGACTGGACTCCTTTTCCTCAATCTTTGCTGGCTGCAGAGTGTGACCTTTTCTTTCTGACGCAAATGTCCTGCTCATCCCCTCCTTGGGGCTGCTGTGGTACATTGTGTCTGGGGTTCAACCTTGCAGTGTTTGAAAGCTGAAACCAGTGTGATACCATAAAACTGATTTATCAGGTACTGCATCTTGTCTTGATTACTCAGCACCTAAACTCACTCACCTGTCTTGGCTGTCTCTCTGGTTCTAGATGGAGATTAGCATGTGGGGTTTAATTTATAAAACACCGTGTGGCTTGGGCCAGGCCTGGGAAAGTGATGGCTCTTTCCAAGGAAATGACCATGGAGTCCCTTTTGGTGAAAATGATGGCATCTTGTAGGCTGGGGGGGAACACTTAACAGATGAGGAATGTATAGATCTTTTTAGAGTGGTCTCTTTGGTTGGACCTGGGAGAATTATGCTGGGTGGATTGAGTTTCAAGTAATTCCAAATATTGCAAATCCCTTTTTGCTGATGATGGAGTTGGGCTTTGTAGTGAAGTTAGCTATCCTGCTGGATTGgttgctgaaatattttaataaaatactatGCTGTCCTTTTCATAATGTAGTATTGTTATTAGTTACTAAACATCTGTCTAGATAATCTCTGTGTTCAAAAATCCTTCATGATCTTTTAATCCTTTCTAATATTTGCTTAAGCTATAATATTTTCACCTAGGTATTTTAGCCCAGTTAGACTTATGCCCACAGATACTAGACTTGTACATTTAACTTTAACTTTCTGAATTTAGACATGGAAAGCATTATGTGCCTCACTCTAATTGTGGTAATTTGTATTACCTCATTGTTGTTTTGACAAAACCTTAAGAATGTGAGGCAgctgttttctgaatttttcatggATCATGCTTGTGTTTGACTTTATCATGCAAtcattttattataaatattttttgtttcctttcttctctaGATTTAAACTTTCTGACTCCAATCTCACTACCCAAAAGCCTCTTGGAATTGCTGTACTGTCCCTTGGGACACTGCCACCGCTGCAGCCAGCCTATGTTTACCATTGTCTACCCAAAGCTCTTTCCCTTGAGGGAAACTCCAATGGCAGGATTGCATCAAGGGTAATTATACAGGAAATTACACTGGGGTTTCgtttaggaagaaaaacacCTCATAGAACAAAGCATGTtcctaaggatttttttttaaatgtagcgTTTCAGATCCAAAGTCCCTGGACTGTGATTGCATGTATAAGTtgacaaatattttattcatgaGTCAACCAAAATATTGCTGTTAGACTGTTAAAAGGGTCTTCAGATATGCTTGTGTCAGCCTGGTATAAGATAGGAAAGGGTTTGGATAGGATGGGATTGAGCTGTTTGTGGTAGTGCAGCACATGCCTAAGCACTTCTGTGCCCTGGGAAAGAAGTGGTACCTAACACCAGTAATTGCCCTGATGGTCTCAACCCTGACTTCACATTTCCACCACTAAACAAAAGTGCTGCAGAatcaaagatggaaaaaaagctCTAAAGCTGGAGCttaattaaaatgttctgcAGTAAAATACTCTTGGTTTAATTTCCACACTAATTATCTTGAGATATGCTGTGGAAGCATTCTGCATAGGAACATACATTTTGTAGTAATACATGTTTTTAATAATACTTCAGTTTTATGGTTGTAAGTGTCTGCAGCATTTATAAGTCAAGTACACAAGCCCACACAGATTTGCTGACCTACTGGACAGTACAGTCATAGAAGGGACTTAAAATGGGGATATGGTTCAGAGAATGTTGCCTTCAGGCATATAAAGCTATAAAATACCTTTAAGGTGAGCCCTGATTGTTTTGCATTGATTCTTTCTGTAATCCTTATGAGTCTGAGTGGCTTTCCATGAGTCATAATATCAACGAATCCACTTTCTGCAATGGAAAAGCATCATCTGAGAAATTTCAGCTTGTATTGTTTGAAAAGTAGTAAAGGAGGTTTAAAGCTTGGAGTTAAACAAGCAAAGGTGATGTTAGGTTCTTGTTAGAGAATTCAAGTCAAGCCATTAATTACAAAGCATATTACCTAAAGGTGGTGGGCAGAAAAGAAAGGTGCTCTAAAAAGGAATGTTTTTGAGATTACTTGTTGGTGTCTATATAATCCAGGAATACCACTTAGTTCCTAGCCTTCTGAAATCCATTGATTTGATAATTATCTTCCATAAAAACAAGAAACTGCTTTTCAATAGGATGATCtttaataaaagagaaaagactAATGGGTGATTCAGGTTGGTGGTGCTTGTTTTACACAGCTGTATCACAGCCTGTTTGCTGTGAGTTTGTAACATGATAAACATGATTTGTAAGCAGTTCAGCTTTATGAAATGAAGCAACTTAGGTATGCCAAAtctgggcagcagccagagggCTGCATAAATGCTGTTTTGGAAAAGCCATCTTTCTTAGAAAGATCTGATTGCAGACCTTGCACACTTCAATTTGCCATTCTGTTACACTTCAGTCATATGTCGAAATTCAGTGGATTTCATGTTGAGTGAAATAATTTACTTCCATATTAGTGTCATAATACTCTTAGTCATAAGATGTTATAATCATGctataaagaatttctttcaaaCATTCAACAGTATCATTTTCTAAGAAAATGATGGAAAACTACTGGCTAGTCATTAAATCTATCCATTACCCTAAATAATTCAACAATGTGAGAGTTTGGACTACTTTGTAATTAATTGCTAAACATTGCTCATTGTAGAAGCTACAGTTACAAGATGATAGACATTATCAGTAGGCAACTTTAGGAATTATTAAAGGTGAGACTCCACAAAACCATACTTTAGAGCTGTTTTGGAGGAGCATTATATTAACATTctaaatataataattaaaaatacatacttCTGCATGGTTTTCACTTGTTTCAAAAATAGTTATCATTCCTTCCCTTAGACAAGAATGTACTGTGTTCTGCAAAATGCCTTTAATGAATCCAGTCTTAAGTAGCTGACGTTTGATGCAAATCCACAGAAAATGAGATCTAAACAGAGCAGCCTGTCATCCTTATCTCTGTAGCTTGTGCACTTGACATGGTAAGATTATGTGGAATTGTGGAGGTGTGATAGCTGGTTTAGAAAGATGTGAAGGACAGGGTTTCTGTTCTAAAGAGCTTAAAGTGACCATGAAAACACACAGGGTAAGGATCCTGGGCATTTGAGCAGCACTGATTAGCACATGCCACATCCATGCCAGTAACTCCTGCCTGGATTTCCATATCATATTCTGTATCCTCTTAGAGGAAGGAGAGTTAAGTGTTGGACTGGATTTCTGTATCTGAAAAAGCACAGATGCCATGAGCACTGGGTAAAGTGTGATTTCTGGGCTAGTGAAAAACAGATCTGAACATTTTGAAAGCAGATACCTtggtccctgccaggctggggcaggagcagggtcaCCGTGAGGCTTGGATCACACTTGCacagtgccatccctgctgctctgcgTGGCACGGTGTGACAGCACTGCCTGTCACTCATCCTTGCTGAAGATCTGCCTGTTCACTCTGCTAACCAGGGAGGACATTGCCCTTCAGTCATTTCATGCCTACAAGCAGTAATTTAAGAAACACACGAGTAGggcccaggctgcccagctaTTTTCCTGTCAGCTGCTAAACCTGCTGGCTGTGACACTCAGCCACACCCTGCTCAGAGAGAAAAACCACACACTGCAGCTCTAAGCCCAGTGCATAAGAAACCAGGAAGGTTTTGAGAACCCCTGCAGTGTTTTCCTGCCTTGGTGTCAGAGACAGCAAATGAACCTGTGCTTTTTCTGGGCTTTGGAGATGGGCTAATCCTGTATCTTCCAAACCAGCACATTGTCTATATGGAATGGAGCCAGGAGCTTTAATCTTTACTGACAACtgttccccctctcccttttttttttttttttttttttttttttctcctaggaGGACAACTGTTAGTTTTGTGGCATACTGCTGCTCCACCCAGTGTCTGCAGACTTTTGACCTACTGAGTTGATAAACATTTCAACCTTCTCAGGAGTGCTGCCAGTGTAAAGCTGCATATGATGCTGTGTCCCCTTGGTACTGGAATACCGTGTGTGCGTGTGCCAAAGCAGCAGAAGTGCCCGGTCAGGAACACTCTGAGACACTTAAATCCTGCCCTATCAAATCTGGATGAACTGCTGGAACTTTTCAGAAGTGTAAATACCGagcttttaaaagtattaaCTTCTCTCTCCTCCGAGGCAgcacaaaaaccaaacacattcACAAGCTCTGACTTCAGGATTTCcagtatttttcaaatgtgCCTGATTTCAGGTTGACCCATTGCATCATTTAGGCAGTTGCATTCctcagacaggaaaaaaaagttcagttATGGCAAACAAATTTTCACTTATTCATCCCTATCCTCTTCCCCTCTACAGCTGCCATCAGGTGCATTGCTGTAAGCCTGCAGAAACCTTTGATGGATCCCAGTGACTTTTCCATAGAATTCAGCCTTATTTTCTCCCTCTCATCTTAATGTTTACCCCAGCAGAGTTATACCAGTTGTATACCAAGTCTTTGACAGTTCTCTGTGGTATTTAAATCCACATGCTAAAAGCAGATCTTTCTTTCTAGTATCATTAAATACCACAGTGATTTAATTGGAGTAACTAGGATATGTCTGGAGACAGAAGATCCTGTTTCAGTGAAGGCTGGTACTGATGCCTACACTAAGGGCTCTTGCTCCAGCATGTTTGAAGGgtgtgttttctttattttcattgctttatttttagaaagagTTCTCCTTTTGTTCCATTGAGTTCTTCAGGAAGAAGACAACTTTTTAAGTATcaatttccctttgaaaaaaTCCAATTAGTAATATGATAGTAAatctttattatatttttacagTTGCAGGCTATAGATCTGCAAAGAGCTGGTCTTGATCTTTTTCTAGATTCAGACTTTGGCTGATTTGTCCAAATGTGTCAGTGGATTGTGTACCTTGGAGAAGGTTGGAAATCCAGGAGCAGGTGTGTATCTCCATGCACAGGTATATTTGCACACATGGATACCtgcagagaagggctgggaCGTTTGTTTCCATACATTAATGGCAGATTTGGTTCAAATTGCTACTCACAATCATATTTGTgggaatctttttttttgttacatcttgttcattttaaataaaga contains the following coding sequences:
- the LOC130266838 gene encoding leucine-rich repeat-containing protein 28-like, with product NYFAYNCHYVILSSLDFSCFLNPDLGRSRELQYVYVDNNSHLKGLPSYLYNKVIGCSGCGSPIQVSEVKLLSFSSGQLTVFLPAEVKSIGTETDHVLPLQELAMRTLYNTYYRFLKDLNFLTPISLPKSLLELLYCPLGHCHRCSQPMFTIVYPKLFPLRETPMAGLHQGRTTVSFVAYCCSTQCLQTFDLLS